One stretch of Pseudomonas azotoformans DNA includes these proteins:
- a CDS encoding response regulator transcription factor — protein MSDTLLLIEDDRPLAALTAEFLRAEGFSVAVEHRGDRAAQRILDEKPALLILDVMLPGIDGFTLCRQIREEYPGLILMMTALDENAEQLTGFNVGADDYVVKPVDPLLLLARIRSLLRRHPQAPRAYYQWGTFRLDLNSHFAWLDEVPLQFSVAEFELLAIFARHCGVLLTREKLLQSLRGLEYDGLNRSVDMRVSRLRKKLMSLGCPVTIQTITAQGYLFVETPQEARHVL, from the coding sequence ATGTCCGACACCCTGCTGCTGATCGAAGATGACCGCCCACTGGCCGCCCTGACGGCGGAATTCCTGCGCGCCGAAGGTTTCAGCGTGGCGGTGGAACACCGTGGCGACCGGGCCGCCCAGCGCATTCTCGACGAAAAACCGGCGTTGTTGATCCTGGACGTGATGCTGCCCGGCATCGACGGTTTTACCCTGTGCCGACAGATCCGCGAGGAGTACCCCGGCCTGATCCTGATGATGACGGCGCTGGACGAAAACGCCGAGCAACTGACGGGGTTCAACGTGGGTGCGGACGACTACGTGGTCAAGCCGGTCGACCCGCTGTTGTTGCTGGCGCGTATCCGCTCGCTGCTGCGTCGCCATCCCCAGGCGCCCCGTGCGTATTACCAGTGGGGCACATTCCGGTTGGACCTCAACAGCCATTTCGCCTGGCTCGACGAGGTGCCCTTGCAGTTCTCGGTGGCCGAGTTCGAGTTGCTTGCGATCTTTGCCCGCCACTGCGGGGTGTTGCTGACCCGCGAAAAACTCCTGCAAAGCCTGCGCGGCCTGGAGTACGACGGGCTCAATCGCTCGGTGGACATGCGCGTGTCGCGCCTGCGCAAAAAACTGATGAGCCTGGGCTGCCCGGTGACGATCCAGACCATCACGGCCCAGGGCTACCTGTTTGTCGAAACACCGCAAGAGGCCCGGCATGTTCTCTAG
- a CDS encoding sensor histidine kinase, with protein MFSRVRPWMAILAGTGWGALTLYLLWLCANASVFVGEYSFLRLMAGPGYLVAEQLKALPADQREARMEVLRARFQYPIRLVTLGEVELPPEALIMLQHQQPAQSSDEDITYFPLDDKTLIQFGPMWGTAEVKDLLQFPVYGITACVAALPLVLWMWFGLRARRQRSADLQALDACLGTLARTPNAMLPAMGKEWAPVLQTLQQHAQDINAMSERHREVSQAVSHELRTPLARMRFALTLLSKSDDPATRTRLQERLQTDVEELEALVRASLAFARMAGAPADLQHEPIPIRDWLHQEFALLDGHQRRLNVDTEPADLQLIGDRALLHLIVRNLLSNAITYARDQVSVSAARQDDQHLVLHVDDDGPGILAENREKIFEPFVRLAMGGDEPGGFGLGLALARRASQWHRGELSVARSPLGGARLTLILPLRPQ; from the coding sequence ATGTTCTCTAGAGTGCGACCCTGGATGGCGATTCTCGCAGGCACCGGCTGGGGCGCGTTGACCCTGTATTTGCTGTGGCTGTGCGCCAATGCCTCGGTATTTGTCGGCGAGTACAGCTTTTTGCGCCTGATGGCCGGGCCTGGCTATCTGGTGGCGGAGCAGCTCAAGGCCTTGCCGGCTGACCAGCGTGAAGCCCGTATGGAGGTACTGCGCGCGCGCTTCCAGTACCCGATCCGCCTCGTCACCCTGGGTGAGGTCGAACTGCCGCCCGAAGCGCTGATCATGCTGCAACACCAGCAACCGGCGCAGAGCAGCGACGAAGACATCACCTATTTCCCGCTCGACGACAAAACGCTGATCCAATTCGGCCCGATGTGGGGAACCGCCGAGGTCAAGGACCTGCTGCAATTCCCGGTGTATGGGATCACCGCATGCGTGGCCGCCCTGCCGCTGGTGCTGTGGATGTGGTTCGGTCTGCGTGCACGCCGCCAGCGTAGCGCCGACCTGCAAGCGCTCGATGCCTGCCTGGGCACCCTGGCTCGCACGCCCAACGCGATGCTGCCGGCCATGGGCAAGGAATGGGCGCCCGTGCTGCAGACCTTGCAGCAACACGCCCAAGACATCAACGCCATGAGCGAACGCCACCGGGAAGTTTCCCAGGCCGTCTCCCATGAGTTGCGCACACCGTTGGCCCGCATGCGCTTCGCCTTGACCCTGCTGAGCAAAAGCGACGATCCCGCTACCCGCACGCGCTTGCAGGAACGCCTGCAAACCGATGTGGAAGAACTTGAAGCCCTGGTGCGCGCCAGCCTGGCCTTTGCCCGGATGGCCGGCGCGCCCGCCGACCTGCAGCATGAGCCAATCCCTATCCGTGACTGGTTGCATCAGGAGTTTGCCTTGCTCGACGGGCATCAGCGCCGGCTGAACGTGGACACCGAGCCAGCGGACCTGCAACTGATCGGCGACCGCGCCTTGTTGCATCTGATCGTGCGCAACCTGTTGAGCAACGCCATCACCTACGCCCGCGACCAAGTGAGCGTCAGTGCTGCCCGCCAGGATGACCAGCACCTGGTGCTGCATGTGGACGACGACGGCCCCGGCATACTGGCCGAAAACCGCGAAAAGATATTCGAGCCGTTTGTACGACTGGCCATGGGCGGCGATGAGCCCGGCGGCTTCGGCCTTGGGCTGGCACTGGCCAGGCGCGCCAGCCAATGGCATCGCGGTGAGCTGTCGGTGGCGCGCAGCCCGTTGGGCGGGGCACGCCTGACGCTGATCCTGCCACTGCGCCCGCAGTAA
- the groL gene encoding chaperonin GroEL (60 kDa chaperone family; promotes refolding of misfolded polypeptides especially under stressful conditions; forms two stacked rings of heptamers to form a barrel-shaped 14mer; ends can be capped by GroES; misfolded proteins enter the barrel where they are refolded when GroES binds), which yields MAAKEVKFGDSARKKMLTGVNILADAVKATLGPKGRNVIIEKSFGAPTITKDGVSVAKEIELEDRFENMGAQLVKDVASRANDDAGDGTTTATVLAQAIVNEGYKAVAAGMNPMDLKRGIDKATIAIVAELKNLSKPCADTKAIAQVGTISANSDSSIGDIIAEAMEKVGKEGVITVEEGTGLENELSVVEGMQFDRGYLSPYFVNKPETMVAELDSPLILLVDKKISNIREMLPVLEAVAKAGRPLLIVSEDVEGEALATLVVNNMRGIVKVAAVKAPGFGDRRKAMLQDIAVLTGGTVISEEIGLSLESATLENLGSAKRVTISKENTIIVDGAGVEQDIQARITQIRAQVAETSSDYDREKLQERLAKLSGGVAVIKVGAGSEVEMKEKKARVEDALHATRAAVEEGVVPGGGVALIRALEALTNLTGDNADQNVGIAVLRRAVEAPLRQIAANSGDEPSVVVNEVKNGKGNYGYNAATGVYGDMIEMGILDPTKVTRSALQAAASIGGLILTTEAAIADKPKAEGAAGGGMPDMGGMGGMGGMM from the coding sequence ATGGCTGCTAAAGAAGTTAAATTCGGCGATTCCGCCCGCAAGAAAATGCTCACCGGTGTCAACATCCTGGCTGACGCAGTAAAAGCGACCCTGGGCCCGAAAGGCCGTAACGTGATCATCGAGAAGAGCTTCGGCGCTCCGACCATCACCAAGGACGGCGTTTCCGTCGCCAAAGAAATCGAACTGGAAGACCGTTTCGAAAACATGGGCGCGCAGCTGGTTAAAGACGTTGCCTCCCGTGCCAACGATGACGCAGGCGACGGCACCACCACCGCTACCGTCCTGGCCCAGGCGATCGTCAACGAAGGCTACAAGGCCGTTGCTGCCGGCATGAACCCGATGGACCTCAAGCGCGGTATCGACAAGGCGACCATCGCCATCGTTGCCGAGCTGAAAAACCTGTCCAAGCCATGCGCTGACACCAAGGCTATCGCCCAGGTAGGTACCATCTCTGCCAACTCCGACAGCTCCATCGGCGACATCATTGCCGAAGCCATGGAAAAAGTCGGTAAAGAAGGCGTGATCACCGTTGAAGAAGGCACTGGCCTGGAAAACGAGCTGTCGGTTGTAGAAGGCATGCAGTTCGACCGTGGCTACCTGTCCCCGTACTTCGTCAACAAGCCGGAAACCATGGTTGCCGAGCTGGACAGCCCGCTGATCCTGCTGGTCGACAAAAAGATCTCCAACATCCGCGAAATGCTGCCAGTGCTGGAAGCCGTTGCCAAAGCCGGCCGCCCACTGCTGATCGTTTCCGAAGACGTTGAAGGCGAAGCCCTGGCGACTCTGGTTGTGAACAACATGCGTGGCATCGTCAAAGTCGCAGCCGTCAAGGCGCCAGGCTTCGGCGACCGTCGCAAGGCCATGCTGCAGGACATCGCCGTTCTGACCGGCGGTACCGTTATCTCCGAAGAGATCGGCCTGAGCCTGGAAAGCGCTACCCTGGAAAACCTGGGCAGTGCCAAGCGCGTGACCATCTCCAAGGAAAACACCATCATCGTTGACGGTGCTGGCGTAGAGCAGGACATCCAGGCTCGTATCACCCAGATCCGTGCCCAGGTTGCCGAAACTTCGTCCGACTACGACCGTGAAAAACTGCAAGAGCGTCTGGCCAAGCTGTCTGGCGGCGTTGCAGTGATCAAGGTTGGCGCCGGTTCCGAAGTTGAAATGAAAGAGAAGAAGGCCCGCGTTGAAGATGCCCTGCACGCAACCCGTGCAGCCGTTGAAGAAGGCGTGGTACCTGGCGGTGGCGTTGCGCTGATCCGTGCTCTGGAAGCCCTGACCAACCTGACCGGCGACAACGCTGACCAGAACGTCGGTATCGCTGTGCTGCGTCGCGCTGTTGAAGCGCCACTGCGCCAGATCGCTGCCAACTCCGGCGACGAGCCAAGCGTTGTGGTCAATGAAGTCAAGAACGGCAAAGGTAACTACGGTTACAACGCTGCGACTGGCGTCTACGGCGACATGATTGAAATGGGCATCCTGGACCCTACCAAGGTGACTCGTTCCGCGCTGCAAGCTGCAGCTTCCATCGGCGGTCTTATCCTGACCACCGAAGCTGCGATTGCCGACAAGCCTAAGGCTGAAGGCGCAGCTGGCGGCGGTATGCCAGACATGGGCGGCATGGGTGGCATGGGCGGCATGATGTAA
- a CDS encoding co-chaperone GroES — protein MSKLRPLHDRVVIRRSEEEKKTAGGIVLPGSAAEKANHGVIVAAGPGKTLENGEVRALAVKVGDKVVFGPYSGSNTVKIDGEDLLVMAENEILAVLEA, from the coding sequence ATGAGCAAGCTTCGTCCTCTGCACGACCGCGTCGTAATCCGTCGCAGCGAAGAAGAAAAGAAAACCGCCGGCGGGATCGTTCTGCCAGGTTCGGCTGCTGAAAAAGCCAACCACGGTGTGATCGTCGCTGCTGGCCCAGGCAAGACCCTGGAAAACGGTGAAGTGCGTGCTCTGGCCGTTAAAGTCGGTGACAAGGTTGTATTCGGCCCTTACTCCGGCAGCAACACTGTGAAAATCGACGGCGAAGACCTGCTGGTCATGGCTGAGAACGAGATTCTCGCCGTACTGGAAGCTTAA
- a CDS encoding FxsA family protein, with protein MRPFLLLFLLFPVLELFVFVQVSSAIGFFPALLLIILGSMLGVLVLRVAGLATALRARESLNRGELPAQTMLEGLMMALAGGLLILPGFISDVVGLVMLLPFTRKLLAGKMRQRAEEAAIRQRAFADDLQPRGGPAPRQPLGREGDVIEGEFEHRDSK; from the coding sequence ATGCGCCCTTTTTTATTGCTCTTTCTGCTGTTTCCGGTGTTGGAGCTGTTCGTATTCGTTCAAGTCAGCAGCGCGATCGGGTTTTTCCCTGCCCTGTTGCTGATCATTCTCGGCTCGATGCTTGGCGTTCTGGTGCTGCGCGTCGCCGGCCTGGCCACGGCGCTACGTGCTCGTGAAAGCCTGAACCGTGGCGAGCTGCCCGCACAGACCATGCTTGAAGGCCTGATGATGGCCCTGGCCGGTGGCCTGTTGATCCTGCCGGGCTTCATCAGCGATGTGGTGGGCCTGGTGATGTTGCTGCCGTTCACCCGCAAGCTGCTGGCCGGCAAGATGCGCCAGCGCGCCGAAGAGGCGGCGATTCGCCAGCGAGCCTTTGCCGACGACCTGCAACCCCGTGGCGGCCCGGCCCCGCGCCAACCGCTGGGGCGTGAAGGCGATGTGATCGAAGGCGAGTTCGAACACCGCGACAGTAAATAA
- a CDS encoding HugZ family pyridoxamine 5'-phosphate oxidase produces the protein MSAQVAKNARELLLKEYRGALSTLSKAMPGFPFGSVVPYCLDEQGRPLILISRIAQHTHNLQKDPKCSLLVGEREADDVQAVGRLTYLAEAEKLEEVDAIEAAAERYYRYFPDSANYHKAHDFDFWVLKPVRHRYIGGFGAIHWVDQLTLANPFAGKAERSMIEHMNSDHTKAIAHYVDLSGLPTSEPAQLAGIDSEGMHLRIGQSLYWLPFAEPCNTPTQVREALVSLAHAEAWPKKATADA, from the coding sequence TTGAGCGCACAGGTTGCCAAGAACGCCCGAGAGCTGTTGCTCAAGGAATACCGTGGGGCTCTCTCCACTTTGTCCAAAGCCATGCCTGGCTTCCCGTTCGGCTCGGTTGTGCCTTACTGCCTCGACGAACAGGGCCGCCCGTTGATCCTGATCAGCCGCATCGCACAGCACACCCATAACCTGCAGAAAGACCCCAAGTGTTCGTTGCTGGTCGGTGAGCGTGAGGCCGATGACGTGCAGGCCGTCGGGCGCCTGACCTACCTGGCCGAAGCGGAAAAACTGGAAGAGGTCGACGCCATCGAGGCGGCGGCCGAGCGTTACTACCGCTACTTCCCGGACTCCGCCAACTACCATAAGGCCCACGACTTCGACTTCTGGGTACTCAAGCCCGTACGGCATCGCTACATCGGCGGTTTTGGCGCGATTCACTGGGTCGACCAGTTGACCCTGGCCAATCCGTTCGCCGGCAAGGCCGAGCGCAGCATGATCGAGCATATGAACAGCGATCACACCAAGGCCATTGCCCATTACGTCGATCTCAGCGGTTTGCCGACCTCCGAGCCCGCTCAATTAGCCGGCATCGACAGCGAAGGCATGCACTTGCGTATCGGCCAATCCTTATATTGGTTGCCGTTTGCGGAGCCTTGCAACACGCCGACACAAGTACGCGAAGCCCTGGTTTCATTGGCCCATGCCGAGGCCTGGCCGAAAAAAGCCACTGCTGACGCTTGA
- a CDS encoding DUF481 domain-containing protein produces the protein MLSRTLLCLAVFSASTPLLADTVWLKNGDRLTGKIKVFDGGKLLIQTDYAGAIPVDWKQVKTLESDQELLVKQDAYTGEKAKSLKAADDGKVVLANGEAPKTVELASIQQIIKPKPVIEDLVWKGNVDMALDYKRADKDTNDYDIDFKTTARHGQWRHTGQGEYNREFQDDVTTTDNWALEYDLDRFLTEHWFWQGRLTYKRDKVEDLSRQRTVGTGPGYQFWDDELGAFSLGSLVNRTDYEYAEGGKDNFYSVAMKWNYNRYLVGKTVEFFTNGELGRPIDGPVDYSLDAEMGLRYKVTEWASLNLKAERDIISGDSESSLSKTRYTAGFGVAW, from the coding sequence ATGTTGTCCAGAACCCTGTTGTGCCTTGCTGTTTTCAGCGCCTCCACACCCTTGTTGGCCGATACCGTCTGGTTGAAGAACGGTGACCGCCTGACCGGCAAGATCAAGGTCTTCGACGGCGGCAAACTGTTGATCCAGACCGATTACGCCGGTGCCATCCCCGTGGACTGGAAACAGGTGAAAACCCTGGAAAGCGACCAGGAACTGCTGGTCAAGCAGGACGCCTACACTGGCGAGAAGGCCAAATCCCTGAAAGCGGCGGATGACGGCAAGGTGGTGTTGGCCAATGGTGAAGCGCCCAAGACGGTGGAGTTGGCAAGCATTCAGCAGATCATCAAGCCCAAGCCCGTGATCGAAGACCTGGTGTGGAAGGGCAACGTGGACATGGCGCTGGACTACAAGCGCGCCGACAAAGACACCAACGACTACGACATCGACTTCAAGACCACGGCGCGGCATGGCCAGTGGCGCCATACCGGCCAGGGCGAATACAACCGTGAGTTCCAGGACGATGTCACCACCACCGACAACTGGGCCCTGGAATACGACCTGGACCGTTTCCTCACCGAGCATTGGTTCTGGCAGGGACGCTTGACCTACAAGCGCGACAAGGTCGAAGACCTGTCCCGCCAACGCACCGTCGGCACTGGCCCCGGCTACCAGTTCTGGGATGATGAACTGGGCGCGTTCTCCCTCGGTTCGCTGGTCAACCGCACTGACTATGAATATGCCGAGGGTGGCAAAGACAACTTCTACTCGGTGGCCATGAAGTGGAACTACAACCGCTACTTGGTGGGCAAGACGGTTGAGTTCTTTACCAATGGTGAACTGGGCCGGCCGATTGATGGGCCCGTGGATTACTCCCTGGATGCGGAAATGGGCCTGCGCTACAAAGTCACCGAATGGGCCTCCCTCAACCTCAAGGCCGAGCGCGACATCATCAGCGGCGACTCCGAGAGCAGCCTGAGCAAGACCCGCTACACCGCTGGTTTCGGTGTGGCCTGGTAA
- a CDS encoding MGMT family protein encodes MNQPAESPQSPAEMRRTALYLTLAQVPEGCVVSYGELAHLAGLGRAARWVGRTLSQLPEDTRLPWHRVLGAGGRISLPVGSASGDEQRARLRDEGVTVRNNRVDIQRHGWRPVEHSG; translated from the coding sequence ATGAACCAACCTGCCGAGTCCCCGCAAAGCCCCGCCGAGATGCGCCGTACTGCGCTGTACCTGACCCTGGCGCAAGTGCCCGAAGGCTGCGTCGTGAGTTATGGCGAGCTGGCTCACCTGGCTGGCCTTGGCCGCGCGGCACGCTGGGTGGGCCGTACGTTGAGCCAACTGCCCGAGGACACCCGGTTGCCCTGGCACCGTGTGCTGGGTGCCGGTGGTCGGATAAGTCTGCCGGTGGGCAGTGCCTCGGGCGACGAACAACGGGCGCGTTTGCGCGACGAAGGCGTCACGGTCCGCAACAATCGCGTGGATATTCAGCGCCATGGCTGGCGCCCGGTAGAGCACAGCGGTTAG
- a CDS encoding AmpG family muropeptide MFS transporter → MPRKTWRAALAAYASPSTLVLLLLGFAAGLPYMLVFSTLSVWLREAGVARETIGYASLIGLAYAFKWVWSPLLDQWRLPLLGKLGRRRSWLVLAQSLVILGLIGMGFCDPQKHLSWLIAIAVIVAFASATQDIAVDAYRLEIADDSRQAALAASYMSGYRIAALLATAGALFFAEGFGSTGFNYKHSAWTGTYVLFGVLMIPALLTTLFMREPDVPLRTQLQAGRYSFVHQLASVFVLIVLLVSVPAMFTQLFNTDFGSVIFHGVSLWELLMEDRAFLRAILYITLTSLCLSAMGRRGLAPVLTPVNDFILRYRWQALLLLGLIATYRMSDTVMGVMANVFYIDQGFTKDQIAGVSKIFGLIMTLLGAGMGGLLIVRFGILPILFIGGVASAGTNLLFVMLADMGPDLQMLIFTISLDNFSSGLATSAFVAYLSSLTNLKFSATQYALLSSIMLLLPRLIGGYSGVMVEKFGYHNFFLITCLLGVPTLFLIALHWFQENRRARLSPPAED, encoded by the coding sequence ATGCCCCGTAAAACCTGGCGCGCCGCGCTCGCTGCCTATGCCAGCCCTTCGACGTTAGTCCTGTTGTTGCTCGGCTTTGCCGCCGGCCTGCCTTACATGTTGGTGTTCTCGACGCTGTCAGTGTGGTTGCGTGAGGCCGGTGTGGCGCGCGAGACCATCGGCTATGCGAGCCTGATCGGTTTGGCGTACGCCTTCAAATGGGTCTGGTCGCCACTGCTCGACCAATGGCGCCTGCCGCTGCTCGGTAAACTCGGCCGCCGCCGTTCCTGGCTGGTGCTGGCCCAGTCGCTGGTGATCCTCGGATTGATCGGCATGGGCTTCTGCGACCCGCAGAAACACTTGTCCTGGCTGATCGCTATCGCCGTTATCGTCGCCTTCGCCTCCGCCACCCAGGACATCGCGGTGGACGCCTACCGCCTGGAAATCGCCGACGACAGTCGCCAGGCCGCGCTGGCCGCCAGCTACATGTCCGGTTATCGCATCGCCGCCCTGTTGGCCACGGCAGGCGCACTGTTTTTTGCCGAAGGGTTCGGCTCTACCGGCTTCAACTACAAGCACTCGGCCTGGACCGGCACCTACGTGCTGTTCGGCGTGCTGATGATCCCGGCGCTGCTGACCACGCTGTTCATGCGCGAACCTGATGTGCCACTGCGCACCCAGTTGCAGGCCGGGCGCTACAGCTTCGTGCACCAACTGGCCTCGGTGTTTGTGCTGATCGTGCTGCTGGTATCGGTGCCGGCGATGTTTACCCAGCTGTTCAACACTGATTTCGGCAGCGTGATATTCCACGGCGTCAGCCTGTGGGAGCTGCTGATGGAAGACCGCGCCTTCCTGCGCGCCATCCTCTATATCACCCTCACGTCGCTGTGCCTGTCGGCCATGGGGCGCCGGGGTCTCGCGCCGGTGCTGACACCGGTCAACGACTTCATCCTGCGCTACCGCTGGCAGGCACTATTGTTGTTGGGGCTGATCGCCACCTACCGCATGTCCGACACCGTGATGGGCGTGATGGCCAACGTGTTCTACATCGACCAGGGCTTCACCAAGGACCAGATCGCCGGGGTCAGCAAGATCTTCGGCCTGATCATGACCTTGCTCGGCGCGGGCATGGGCGGCCTGCTGATCGTGCGCTTCGGCATCCTGCCGATCCTGTTCATCGGCGGTGTGGCGTCGGCTGGCACCAACCTGCTGTTCGTGATGCTGGCCGACATGGGTCCCGACCTGCAGATGCTGATCTTCACCATTTCCCTGGATAACTTCAGCTCAGGGCTGGCGACCTCGGCCTTTGTGGCCTACCTGTCGAGCCTGACCAACCTCAAGTTCTCCGCCACCCAATATGCCCTGCTCAGCTCGATCATGCTGTTGCTGCCGCGCCTGATCGGCGGGTATTCGGGGGTGATGGTGGAGAAATTCGGGTATCACAATTTCTTCCTGATCACCTGCCTGCTGGGCGTGCCGACGCTGTTCCTGATCGCGTTGCACTGGTTCCAGGAGAATCGGCGGGCGCGGTTGAGTCCCCCGGCCGAAGACTGA
- a CDS encoding proline--tRNA ligase — protein MRTSQYLLATQKETPSDAVVISHQLMLRAGMIRKLASGLYTWLPMGLKVMRKVEAIVREEMNAAGSLEVLMPSTQPAELWQESGRWEEYGPELLRFKDRHGRDFCAGPTHEEVITDLMRNELSSYKQLPLNLYQIQTKFRDEIRPRFGLMRGREFIMKDAYSFHADQASLQVTYDRMHQAYCNVFTRLGLKFRPVEADNGSIGGAGSHEFHVLAESGEDDIVFSNGSDYAANIEKAEAVPRETSRPAPAEELRLVDTPDTKTIAALVEKFNLPIEKTIKTLIVRAEEEGKLIALVIRGDHELNEIKAAQQPGVASPLVMATDAELRDAIGAGAGSLGPLNLPLPIIIDRSVELMSDFGIGANIDDKHYFGVNWERDLPVPTVADLRNVVAGDPSPDGKGTLEIKRGIEVGHIFQLGNKYSKAMKCEVLGENGKPITLDMGCYGIGVSRVVAAAIEQNNDEKGIIWSDALAPFQIALVPLRYETEQVREATDKLYAELTAAGFEVLLDDRDKKTSPGIKFADMELIGIPHRIVVSDRGLADGNLEYKSRTEAEAQPLPVADVLSFLQARIRR, from the coding sequence ATGCGTACCAGTCAATATTTGCTCGCCACACAGAAAGAAACGCCTTCCGACGCGGTCGTGATCAGCCATCAGCTGATGCTGCGCGCCGGCATGATCCGCAAACTGGCCTCCGGCCTGTACACCTGGCTGCCCATGGGCTTGAAGGTGATGCGCAAGGTCGAAGCCATCGTTCGTGAAGAAATGAACGCCGCCGGCTCTCTGGAAGTGTTGATGCCGAGCACCCAACCGGCTGAACTGTGGCAGGAATCCGGGCGTTGGGAAGAGTACGGCCCTGAGTTGCTGCGCTTCAAGGATCGCCATGGCCGCGATTTCTGCGCCGGCCCGACCCACGAAGAAGTGATCACCGACCTGATGCGCAACGAGCTGAGCAGCTACAAGCAGCTGCCGCTGAACCTGTATCAGATCCAGACCAAGTTCCGTGACGAAATCCGCCCTCGCTTCGGTTTGATGCGCGGCCGCGAATTCATCATGAAGGACGCCTATTCGTTCCACGCTGACCAGGCGTCCTTGCAGGTCACCTACGACCGCATGCACCAGGCCTACTGCAACGTGTTCACGCGCCTGGGCCTGAAGTTCCGCCCGGTTGAGGCGGACAACGGCTCCATTGGCGGCGCCGGCTCCCACGAATTCCACGTGCTGGCCGAGTCCGGCGAAGACGACATCGTGTTCAGCAACGGTTCCGACTATGCGGCGAACATCGAGAAAGCCGAAGCCGTGCCACGGGAAACTTCCCGTCCAGCCCCGGCCGAAGAGCTGCGCCTGGTGGACACGCCGGATACCAAGACCATCGCGGCCCTGGTGGAAAAATTCAATCTACCGATTGAAAAGACCATCAAGACCCTGATCGTGCGCGCCGAGGAAGAAGGCAAGCTGATCGCCCTGGTGATCCGTGGCGACCACGAGCTCAACGAAATCAAGGCGGCCCAGCAACCTGGCGTGGCCAGCCCGCTGGTCATGGCCACCGACGCCGAACTGCGCGACGCCATTGGCGCCGGTGCCGGTTCGCTCGGCCCGCTGAACCTGCCGCTGCCGATCATCATCGACCGTTCGGTGGAGCTGATGAGCGACTTCGGTATCGGCGCGAACATCGACGACAAGCACTACTTCGGCGTGAACTGGGAACGTGACCTGCCGGTGCCGACCGTGGCCGACCTGCGTAACGTGGTAGCTGGCGACCCAAGCCCGGACGGCAAGGGCACCCTGGAAATCAAGCGCGGGATCGAAGTCGGGCACATCTTCCAGCTGGGCAACAAGTACAGCAAGGCGATGAAGTGCGAAGTGCTGGGCGAGAACGGCAAGCCGATCACCCTGGACATGGGCTGCTACGGCATTGGCGTATCCCGCGTGGTTGCGGCGGCCATCGAGCAGAACAACGATGAGAAAGGCATCATCTGGAGTGACGCCCTGGCGCCGTTCCAGATCGCGCTGGTGCCGCTGCGTTATGAAACCGAGCAAGTACGCGAAGCCACCGACAAGCTGTATGCCGAATTGACGGCTGCTGGTTTTGAAGTGCTGCTGGATGACCGGGACAAGAAAACCAGCCCGGGCATCAAGTTCGCCGACATGGAACTGATTGGCATCCCGCACCGGATCGTGGTCAGTGACCGCGGCCTGGCGGATGGCAATCTGGAATACAAGAGCCGGACCGAAGCCGAAGCCCAACCGTTACCGGTGGCTGACGTGCTGTCTTTCCTTCAGGCGCGTATTCGTCGCTGA